In the genome of Deinococcus psychrotolerans, one region contains:
- the hpaI gene encoding 4-hydroxy-2-oxoheptanedioate aldolase — protein sequence MNTFALHLQAGKPQIGLWLGLADSYCAEISAGAGFDWLLIDGEHAPNDVRSTLRQLQALAAYPVTPIVRPPSGEPWMIKQYLDLGVQTILVPMVESAEQARELVRATRYPPQGIRGVGSALARASRWNRVADYVTRADAEICLLVQIESRSGLAALDEIATVEGVAGLFIGPADLSASLGHLGNPNHPEVISAIEDAVARIQAAGKAAGILTSDEAQARRYLELGCTFVAVGVDTSLLARATRELASKFKADLTGASDQAEERGGAVY from the coding sequence GTGAATACCTTTGCCCTGCACTTGCAAGCCGGGAAGCCGCAAATCGGGCTGTGGCTGGGCCTGGCCGATTCCTACTGCGCTGAGATCAGCGCCGGAGCGGGCTTCGACTGGCTGTTGATTGACGGCGAACACGCGCCGAATGACGTCCGCAGTACCTTGCGCCAACTTCAAGCGCTGGCGGCTTATCCGGTCACGCCGATCGTGCGCCCGCCCAGCGGCGAACCCTGGATGATCAAGCAGTACCTCGATTTGGGTGTCCAGACCATTTTGGTGCCGATGGTAGAAAGCGCCGAGCAAGCCCGTGAGCTGGTGCGGGCCACCCGCTATCCGCCGCAGGGCATTCGCGGCGTGGGCAGCGCTCTGGCGCGTGCTTCGCGCTGGAACCGCGTGGCCGATTACGTGACGCGGGCCGACGCTGAAATTTGCTTGTTGGTGCAAATCGAGTCGCGCTCCGGCTTGGCGGCCCTAGACGAAATCGCCACCGTAGAAGGGGTAGCGGGCCTGTTCATCGGCCCCGCTGACCTCAGCGCCAGTCTCGGCCACCTCGGAAACCCCAACCACCCCGAAGTCATCAGCGCCATTGAGGACGCGGTTGCCCGCATTCAGGCGGCGGGCAAGGCGGCGGGCATCCTGACCAGCGACGAAGCGCAGGCGAGGCGGTATCTGGAGCTGGGCTGCACCTTCGTGGCAGTGGGAGTAGACACTTCGCTGCTGGCGAGGGCGACGCGGGAACTCGCCAGCAAGTTCAAAGCTGATCTGACGGGCGCGTCCGATCAAGCGGAGGAACGGGGCGGAGCGGTGTACTGA
- a CDS encoding fumarylacetoacetate hydrolase family protein, whose amino-acid sequence MKTARFISKGRQHNGVLKDGLLYDAAGETHRPEDVQFLLPLKPGKVIALALNYADHVAELGFKAPEEPVMFLKPNTSLLPHGGTVIYPRGAKFMHYEVELGIVIGRDARRVKAKDAEDYVGGYTIANDLVVRDYVSNYYRPPMRAKGWDTFGPLGPYLVSADEVPDPYNLGLRAYVNGELRQEGNTRDMILKAPELIEFMSRFMTLEAGDVILTGTPKGVSHVGPGDVMRLEIDGLEALENDIQWEDESAEPLIADEGART is encoded by the coding sequence ATGAAAACCGCCCGATTCATTTCAAAAGGCCGCCAGCACAACGGCGTTCTCAAAGATGGCCTGCTCTATGACGCGGCAGGCGAAACGCACCGCCCCGAGGACGTGCAATTTCTGCTGCCGCTCAAGCCCGGCAAAGTCATCGCGCTGGCTCTCAATTACGCCGACCACGTGGCCGAACTGGGTTTCAAGGCCCCCGAGGAGCCGGTGATGTTTCTCAAGCCCAACACCAGCCTCTTGCCGCACGGCGGAACGGTGATTTACCCGCGCGGCGCGAAGTTTATGCACTATGAAGTCGAACTCGGCATCGTGATTGGCCGTGACGCTCGGCGGGTCAAGGCCAAGGATGCCGAAGACTACGTGGGCGGCTACACCATCGCCAACGACTTGGTGGTGCGCGATTACGTCTCCAACTATTACCGCCCGCCGATGAGGGCCAAAGGCTGGGACACCTTCGGGCCGCTGGGGCCGTATCTGGTCAGTGCCGACGAAGTGCCCGACCCCTACAACCTGGGCCTGCGGGCCTACGTCAACGGCGAGTTGCGACAAGAAGGCAACACCCGCGACATGATTTTAAAAGCCCCCGAACTGATTGAATTTATGTCACGCTTCATGACTCTGGAAGCGGGCGACGTCATTTTGACTGGCACGCCCAAAGGGGTCAGCCACGTGGGGCCCGGCGACGTGATGCGCTTGGAGATTGACGGCCTAGAAGCCTTAGAAAATGACATTCAATGGGAAGATGAGAGTGCCGAACCGCTCATTGCCGATGAGGGAGCTCGGACGTAA
- a CDS encoding glutamate synthase-related protein: MVAHIKGKKAHSIIEQGLKILENLDHRGAVGADKLMGDGAGILIQIPDEFYRAEMAAQGVTLPPAGEYGVGMIFLPKEAASRRFCQQELERAVHAEGQVVLGWREVPVDKSMPMSPAVREKEPVIRQIFIGRGPDILVPDALERKLYIIRRVASNAIRYLNLTHSSEYYVPSMSCRTVIYKGLLLATQVGQYYLDLKDVRVVSALALVHQRFSTNTFPEWPLAHPYRMVAHNGEINTVKGNFNWMRAREGVMSSPILGDDLKKLYPISFEGESDTATFDNALELLTLAGYPMAQAAMMLIPEAWEQNALMDQQRRAFYEYHAAMMEPWDGPAAMVFTDGRQLGAMLDRNGLRPARYIVTKDDLVVLASESGVLPIPERQIVRKWRLQPGKMFMIDFDQGRIIEDDELKAQYAGAKPYRQWIDNVRVNLSQIDVSGEVGSFAESRLDRQQAFGYTQEDLKFLMGPMAALGEEGIGSMGNDSPLAVLSSRSKPLYNYFRQLFAQVTNPPIDPIREAVVMSLRSFIGPKPNLLDINAANPTMRLEVSQPILDFNDMARLRAISEHTRGKFKPHELDITYPAEWGREGVEAKIASLRAQAVDAIKGGASILIISDRRLSRERVAVPALLAVSAIHNYLVREGLRTSAGLVVETGDAREIHHFAVLAGYGAEAIHPYLALETLISLHADPNGQGDSAHVDSAQAIYNYIKAVGKGLSKIMSKMGISTYMSYCGAQIFEAVGLSHDLVDGYFPGTSTQVGGIDIFGVMEEAIRTHEAAFGDNPLLANMLDVGGEYAWRARGEEHMWTPDAVAKLQHAVRANQAKTFSEYSSIINDQSKRHMTLRGLFELKTDPAAAIPLEEVEAASEIVKRFATGAMSLGSISTEAHTTLAVAMNRIGGKSNTGEGGEDPARYREERRGNTISAGTKVGDILGAGQLLADYELQDGDSLRSKIKQVASGRFGVTTEYLVSADQIQIKMAQGAKPGEGGQLPGGKVSEYIGMLRHSVPGVGLISPPPHHDIYSIEDLAQLIHDLKNVNPRADISVKLVSEVGIGTVAAGVTKAKADHIVVAGHDGGTGASPYSSIKHAGTPWELGLAETQQTLVLNRLRDRVRVQADGQMKTGRDVVIGALLGADEFGFATAPLVAEGCIMMRKCHLNTCPVGVATQDPELRKRFAGKPEHVINFFFFVAEEVRAIMASLGVRKFEDLVGRSDLLDTRSGIEHWKARGLDFSRVFYRPEGDYLRRHESGQDHGLERALDHVLIQKVRAAFNGSEPIQILQPARNVNRTVGAMLSGELIRLRPEGLPDDFIHVRMEGTGGQSFGAFLAQGITLYLVGDANDYTGKGLSGGRVVIRPSIDFRGDATKNTIAGNTVLYGATSGEAFFRGVAGERFAVRLSGASTVVEGTGDHGCEYMTGGTVVVLGQTGRNFAAGMSGGVAYVYDEDGTFKHRCNTTMVEMVPLLSGEAQLEQLRLGQGDGHLHRGLTDEEQLRKLIEDHHAWTGSLRAGDLLDHWEAALGKFVKVYPHEYRRALGEMNSLQVSEAAGTIPGEVAAGIATHTK, translated from the coding sequence ATGGTCGCGCACATCAAAGGCAAAAAGGCCCACAGCATCATTGAGCAGGGCCTCAAGATCTTGGAGAATCTGGATCACCGGGGCGCAGTCGGCGCAGACAAGCTGATGGGCGACGGCGCGGGGATTCTGATTCAGATTCCCGATGAATTCTACCGGGCTGAGATGGCGGCTCAGGGCGTGACATTGCCGCCCGCCGGCGAATACGGCGTCGGGATGATTTTCTTGCCCAAAGAAGCCGCCTCGCGTAGGTTTTGTCAGCAGGAACTCGAGCGGGCCGTTCACGCCGAGGGACAGGTCGTACTGGGCTGGCGCGAAGTGCCGGTTGATAAAAGCATGCCGATGTCGCCCGCCGTACGTGAAAAAGAGCCGGTCATCCGGCAAATTTTTATCGGGCGCGGCCCCGACATTTTGGTGCCCGACGCGCTGGAGCGCAAACTCTACATCATCCGGCGAGTGGCCTCCAACGCCATTCGTTACCTCAACCTGACCCACAGCAGCGAATACTACGTGCCGTCGATGTCGTGCCGCACGGTGATTTACAAGGGCCTGCTGCTGGCGACTCAGGTGGGTCAATATTACCTTGATCTCAAAGACGTGCGGGTCGTTTCGGCCCTCGCCCTTGTTCACCAGCGTTTTTCGACTAATACTTTCCCCGAGTGGCCGCTGGCCCACCCCTACCGGATGGTGGCCCACAACGGCGAGATCAACACCGTCAAGGGCAACTTCAACTGGATGCGGGCACGCGAGGGCGTGATGAGCAGCCCGATTCTGGGCGACGATCTCAAGAAGCTGTATCCGATCAGCTTTGAGGGCGAGTCCGATACCGCCACCTTCGACAACGCGCTCGAACTGCTGACACTGGCAGGCTACCCGATGGCGCAGGCGGCCATGATGCTGATTCCCGAAGCGTGGGAGCAAAACGCTTTGATGGATCAGCAGCGCCGCGCTTTTTATGAGTACCACGCCGCCATGATGGAGCCCTGGGACGGCCCCGCCGCGATGGTCTTCACCGACGGGCGGCAACTCGGTGCGATGCTCGACCGCAACGGCCTGCGCCCGGCCCGCTATATCGTCACCAAAGACGACTTGGTGGTGCTGGCCTCCGAATCGGGCGTGCTGCCGATTCCCGAGCGCCAGATTGTCCGCAAGTGGCGGCTGCAACCTGGCAAGATGTTCATGATCGACTTTGATCAGGGCCGGATCATCGAGGACGACGAACTCAAGGCCCAGTACGCCGGAGCCAAGCCTTACCGCCAGTGGATCGACAACGTGCGGGTCAACCTCAGCCAGATCGACGTGTCCGGTGAGGTCGGCAGCTTCGCCGAGAGCCGTTTAGACCGTCAGCAGGCGTTTGGCTACACCCAAGAAGACCTGAAATTCTTGATGGGGCCGATGGCCGCGCTCGGGGAAGAGGGCATCGGCAGCATGGGCAACGACTCGCCGCTGGCGGTGCTGAGCAGCAGGAGTAAACCGCTCTACAACTATTTCCGGCAACTGTTCGCTCAAGTGACCAACCCGCCGATTGACCCGATCCGCGAGGCCGTCGTGATGTCGCTGCGCAGCTTCATCGGCCCCAAGCCCAACCTGCTCGATATCAACGCGGCCAATCCGACCATGCGCCTAGAAGTCTCGCAGCCGATCTTGGATTTCAATGATATGGCGCGGCTGCGGGCCATCTCCGAGCACACACGCGGCAAATTCAAGCCGCATGAACTCGACATCACCTACCCGGCAGAGTGGGGCCGCGAGGGCGTGGAAGCCAAAATCGCTTCGCTGCGTGCTCAGGCGGTGGACGCCATCAAGGGCGGGGCCAGCATCCTGATTATTTCTGACCGCAGACTCAGCCGCGAGCGCGTGGCAGTGCCCGCCCTGCTGGCGGTGTCAGCCATTCACAATTACCTGGTGCGCGAGGGGCTGCGGACTTCGGCGGGCTTGGTCGTCGAAACTGGCGACGCCCGCGAGATTCACCACTTCGCGGTGCTGGCGGGCTACGGCGCGGAGGCCATCCATCCGTATCTGGCCCTCGAAACCCTGATTTCGCTGCACGCCGATCCCAACGGGCAGGGCGACAGCGCCCACGTCGATAGTGCGCAGGCCATCTACAATTACATCAAAGCCGTCGGCAAGGGCCTCTCTAAGATCATGTCCAAAATGGGCATCAGCACCTACATGAGTTACTGCGGAGCGCAGATTTTTGAAGCGGTGGGCCTGTCGCACGACCTTGTGGACGGGTATTTCCCCGGCACCAGTACCCAGGTCGGCGGCATCGACATTTTTGGAGTGATGGAAGAAGCCATTCGTACCCATGAAGCCGCTTTCGGAGACAATCCGCTGCTGGCCAACATGCTGGACGTGGGCGGCGAGTACGCTTGGCGGGCCAGGGGCGAGGAGCATATGTGGACGCCCGACGCGGTGGCCAAACTCCAGCACGCCGTCCGGGCCAACCAGGCCAAGACCTTCAGCGAATATTCCAGCATCATCAACGACCAGTCCAAGCGCCACATGACCCTGCGTGGGTTGTTCGAGCTTAAAACCGATCCGGCGGCTGCTATTCCACTGGAAGAAGTCGAAGCCGCCTCCGAGATCGTCAAGCGCTTTGCGACGGGAGCGATGTCGCTCGGCAGCATCAGCACCGAGGCGCATACCACGCTGGCCGTCGCCATGAACCGTATCGGTGGCAAGAGCAACACCGGCGAGGGCGGCGAAGACCCGGCCCGCTACCGCGAGGAGCGCAGGGGCAACACCATCAGCGCTGGAACCAAAGTCGGTGACATCCTCGGCGCGGGCCAACTGCTGGCCGACTACGAACTGCAAGATGGCGACAGCCTGCGCAGCAAGATCAAGCAGGTGGCTTCGGGCCGCTTCGGGGTGACCACCGAGTATCTGGTCAGCGCCGACCAGATTCAGATCAAAATGGCGCAGGGAGCCAAGCCCGGCGAGGGCGGCCAACTGCCGGGCGGCAAGGTCAGCGAATACATCGGGATGCTGCGCCACTCGGTGCCGGGCGTGGGCCTGATCTCGCCGCCGCCGCACCACGACATCTACAGCATCGAAGATCTGGCGCAGCTCATCCACGACCTCAAGAATGTCAATCCCAGAGCCGACATCTCGGTCAAATTGGTGTCGGAAGTCGGCATCGGGACGGTGGCGGCAGGCGTCACCAAAGCCAAGGCCGATCATATCGTGGTCGCCGGACACGACGGCGGCACCGGCGCTTCTCCGTACAGCTCGATCAAGCACGCCGGAACGCCCTGGGAACTGGGCCTGGCCGAAACGCAGCAAACACTGGTGCTCAACCGCTTGCGTGACCGGGTGCGAGTGCAGGCCGACGGCCAGATGAAAACCGGACGCGACGTGGTGATCGGCGCTCTCCTCGGCGCAGACGAATTCGGCTTTGCCACTGCGCCGCTGGTGGCCGAGGGCTGCATCATGATGCGCAAATGCCACCTCAATACCTGTCCGGTGGGCGTGGCGACCCAAGACCCTGAACTCCGCAAAAGGTTCGCAGGCAAGCCCGAACACGTCATCAATTTCTTCTTCTTCGTGGCCGAGGAAGTCCGCGCCATCATGGCCTCACTCGGCGTCCGCAAATTTGAAGACCTGGTGGGCCGCAGCGATCTTCTAGACACCCGCAGCGGCATCGAGCACTGGAAAGCGCGGGGTCTGGATTTCAGCCGCGTGTTTTACCGGCCCGAAGGTGATTATCTGCGCCGCCACGAAAGCGGGCAGGATCACGGCCTGGAGCGGGCGCTCGATCACGTGCTGATTCAAAAAGTCCGCGCCGCTTTTAACGGCAGCGAGCCGATTCAGATTTTGCAGCCGGCCCGCAATGTCAACCGCACGGTGGGCGCGATGCTCTCGGGCGAGTTGATTCGCCTGCGCCCGGAAGGCCTGCCGGACGACTTCATTCATGTCCGGATGGAAGGCACCGGCGGCCAGAGCTTCGGCGCGTTCTTGGCGCAGGGCATCACGCTTTACCTGGTCGGCGATGCCAACGACTACACCGGCAAGGGGCTGTCAGGCGGGCGGGTCGTGATTCGCCCGAGCATCGACTTCAGGGGCGACGCCACCAAAAACACGATCGCTGGCAATACCGTGCTGTATGGCGCGACTTCCGGCGAGGCCTTTTTCAGGGGCGTGGCGGGCGAGCGCTTCGCGGTGCGGCTCAGCGGAGCCAGTACGGTGGTCGAGGGCACCGGCGATCACGGCTGCGAATACATGACCGGCGGCACGGTGGTGGTGCTGGGTCAGACCGGGCGCAACTTCGCGGCGGGCATGTCGGGCGGCGTGGCTTACGTCTACGACGAGGACGGCACCTTCAAGCACCGCTGCAACACCACGATGGTGGAGATGGTGCCGCTGCTGTCCGGCGAAGCTCAGCTCGAACAACTGCGCCTCGGCCAGGGCGACGGTCACCTCCACAGAGGCCTGACCGACGAAGAGCAACTCCGCAAGCTGATCGAAGACCACCACGCCTGGACGGGTTCCTTGCGGGCCGGCGACCTGCTCGACCACTGGGAAGCGGCGCTGGGCAAATTCGTCAAAGTCTACCCGCACGAGTACCGCCGGGCGCTGGGCGAGATGAACAGCCTTCAGGTCAGCGAAGCGGCGGGCACCATTCCCGGCGAAGTGGCGGCGGGGATTGCCACGCACACGAAGTAG
- a CDS encoding diguanylate cyclase domain-containing protein, which translates to MVSAPRESEKGLRPAIRDDLTLLPLRAALTFDFLQLGGKRPASLLMCDLDHLKLINDTLGHAAGDQALRTLSAALDSHQRPDWQAYRLGGDEFALLAPVPAAELHLWAQHLLSSVQRASLPISVSVGIAEVAQNADLGQVLAQADQRLYAAKRRGKAQIISQDVESPFEMPTPRLLERGPALDQGTQFLRAAFQGQAAELLVHAPPGGGLSAFLQHLEVVARTLGYQTLHLSGSAARECQHYGVWDQATLNGQRLSGQHLTPAAQPLAILLDRPECFDAATLLALQPLLRTAQVVLRGQAGKPASAALTGLSSSQITLEPLSENALGELLGRERLEPQTRRWLYQRAGGLPAPTLRWLAALRLEASLRRETLTHLLSSLTSDWETAVAYQLTQPLLWPRPLLYGRRAELQEAVKRLSLGHLLTITGPAGRGKTRLAEQLLGELGSHFARVQSVSLSGTLGPEMALSRLAEVLLGRPSERVDLASLGRLLARQPTLLLLDEPAEQQLSAQMLETLLSSAPLSRIIVTARAPLGAQHESVLALEPLSEQSVTAALQEKSRSRLSTAQLRQMADWISGEPLRLSAAAALLSADPASAAQRLGSGEPCPAWLLLGGYERRVLAALSSVSGPFELSWAEALSGASPFLLGALRDQQYLQAVGGGLYRLAGALGAGAQAIWHTSPDLRRQVGQRALRQLQQLLGAQPEGSAAWYMQLDQHYPTVRAVVAGLLLRPAPPSRELAEVLLSLLPYRLSRGYLPEARAELELALQRGAAMDVGWRQRLGLALASVAQQCGDHAAAQTYLSGLTQPNSLAEASLIEARLLHRRSLYVQSHALYRAIGAQPDLPLRLRVKAMDGQARAAVYLGQLNEAQHQIGIVVNHVERHLEEWGELLLSDVLNTAALVATEQRRLSDAKALFERTLEIHRRYGHRAGLTLNLTGLAWVLLLSGDFQRSAELTRQVLRQAQDAGRLWEEANALINLGHALTRSGELAQARQTYRQGGTLALQHDAPSLVAEALGGLAEVLSGEGQQGLARSVLSAALAHAGSNAEMRQYFSALIAKLGPLPVFTEPGGSADWKQWLQS; encoded by the coding sequence GTGGTTTCTGCTCCAAGGGAAAGTGAGAAAGGATTGAGGCCGGCCATCCGCGACGATTTGACTCTTCTGCCTCTCCGGGCAGCTTTAACGTTTGATTTTTTGCAGTTGGGCGGCAAACGGCCCGCCAGCTTGCTGATGTGCGACCTCGACCACCTCAAGCTCATCAATGACACGCTGGGCCACGCGGCTGGAGATCAAGCGCTCAGAACCCTCAGCGCTGCGCTGGACAGCCATCAGCGCCCAGACTGGCAGGCTTACCGCCTCGGCGGCGACGAATTCGCTCTGCTGGCTCCGGTGCCTGCCGCCGAACTGCATCTCTGGGCGCAGCACTTGCTCAGCAGCGTGCAGCGGGCCAGCTTACCTATCAGCGTCAGTGTCGGTATTGCCGAAGTCGCGCAGAATGCTGACCTCGGGCAGGTCTTGGCCCAGGCCGACCAGCGCTTATATGCCGCCAAGCGGCGCGGCAAAGCCCAAATCATCAGCCAGGACGTGGAAAGTCCTTTTGAAATGCCGACACCGCGCCTTTTGGAACGGGGGCCGGCCTTGGATCAGGGCACTCAGTTTCTGCGGGCGGCCTTTCAGGGCCAAGCCGCCGAACTCCTCGTCCACGCGCCGCCGGGCGGCGGGCTGAGCGCTTTTTTACAGCATTTGGAAGTGGTGGCCCGCACGCTGGGCTACCAAACCCTGCACCTGTCCGGCAGCGCCGCGCGGGAATGCCAGCATTACGGCGTTTGGGATCAGGCCACCTTGAACGGGCAGCGCCTCAGCGGCCAGCACCTGACCCCCGCCGCCCAGCCCTTGGCCATCCTCCTTGACCGGCCTGAGTGCTTTGACGCAGCCACTTTATTAGCTCTGCAACCGCTGCTGCGCACCGCTCAGGTGGTGCTGCGCGGGCAAGCGGGAAAACCCGCGTCCGCCGCACTCACCGGGCTGAGTTCCAGCCAGATCACTTTGGAGCCGCTGAGCGAAAACGCGCTCGGTGAGCTGCTAGGCCGCGAACGGCTGGAGCCGCAGACGCGCCGCTGGCTTTATCAGCGGGCGGGCGGCTTACCGGCACCGACCCTGCGCTGGCTGGCCGCCCTGCGGCTCGAAGCTTCGCTGCGCCGCGAAACGCTGACCCACCTGCTGTCGAGTTTGACGAGCGACTGGGAAACAGCCGTTGCCTATCAGTTGACCCAGCCGCTGCTGTGGCCCCGGCCCCTGCTGTATGGCCGGCGTGCAGAACTGCAAGAAGCAGTCAAGCGGCTGAGTCTGGGCCACCTGCTCACCATCACCGGGCCAGCCGGACGCGGCAAAACCCGCTTGGCCGAGCAACTCTTGGGCGAGTTGGGCAGTCATTTCGCCCGCGTTCAGAGTGTCAGCCTCAGCGGCACGCTCGGGCCTGAGATGGCGCTCTCCCGCCTCGCCGAAGTGCTGTTGGGCCGTCCCAGCGAACGGGTCGATTTGGCCAGTCTGGGCCGCTTGCTGGCGCGGCAACCCACCTTGCTGCTGCTTGATGAACCTGCCGAGCAGCAGTTGAGCGCTCAGATGCTCGAAACGCTGCTTTCCTCCGCGCCGCTGAGCCGCATTATCGTCACGGCTCGGGCTCCGCTGGGCGCACAGCACGAAAGCGTCTTGGCTTTGGAGCCGCTCAGCGAGCAAAGCGTGACGGCGGCCCTGCAAGAGAAAAGCCGGAGCCGCCTGAGCACCGCGCAGCTCAGGCAAATGGCTGATTGGATCAGCGGCGAACCGCTGCGCTTGTCGGCGGCCGCCGCGCTGCTGAGCGCTGATCCGGCCAGTGCCGCCCAGCGCCTCGGGAGCGGGGAGCCTTGTCCAGCTTGGCTTTTGCTGGGCGGTTACGAACGCCGGGTGCTGGCCGCGCTGAGCAGCGTCAGCGGCCCGTTTGAACTGAGCTGGGCAGAAGCGCTGTCGGGCGCGTCACCGTTTTTGTTGGGAGCGCTGCGCGATCAGCAGTATCTTCAGGCGGTAGGCGGCGGCCTTTACCGGCTGGCTGGCGCTCTGGGCGCGGGAGCACAGGCCATTTGGCACACTTCACCTGACCTGCGCCGCCAAGTTGGCCAGCGGGCGCTGAGGCAGCTTCAGCAGCTCCTCGGCGCTCAACCGGAAGGCAGCGCCGCTTGGTACATGCAACTCGATCAGCATTACCCGACGGTGAGGGCGGTGGTGGCCGGTTTGCTGCTGCGCCCCGCTCCGCCAAGCCGCGAGCTGGCCGAGGTGCTGCTCAGCTTGCTGCCTTACCGCTTGTCGCGGGGCTACTTGCCCGAAGCCCGCGCCGAGCTGGAACTGGCTCTCCAGCGCGGCGCGGCGATGGACGTGGGTTGGCGTCAGCGCCTTGGACTGGCCCTCGCTTCGGTGGCCCAGCAGTGCGGCGACCACGCGGCGGCGCAAACGTATCTCAGCGGCCTGACGCAGCCGAACTCGCTGGCCGAAGCGTCGCTCATCGAAGCCCGCTTGCTCCACCGCCGCAGCTTGTATGTCCAGAGTCACGCGCTTTACCGGGCCATCGGCGCTCAGCCGGACTTGCCGCTGCGCCTGAGGGTAAAGGCGATGGACGGCCAAGCCCGCGCCGCCGTTTATTTGGGTCAACTGAACGAAGCTCAGCACCAAATCGGGATTGTGGTGAACCACGTCGAGCGTCACCTTGAAGAATGGGGCGAACTCCTGCTTAGCGACGTCCTGAACACGGCGGCGTTGGTGGCCACCGAGCAGCGCCGTCTCAGCGACGCCAAAGCGTTGTTTGAGCGGACGCTGGAGATTCATCGCCGCTACGGGCACCGCGCTGGGCTGACGCTCAATTTGACGGGCCTGGCCTGGGTCTTGCTGCTCAGCGGCGACTTCCAGCGCAGCGCTGAACTGACCCGCCAAGTGCTGCGCCAAGCCCAAGACGCCGGACGCCTGTGGGAAGAAGCCAACGCCCTGATCAATTTGGGCCACGCCTTGACCCGCAGTGGCGAGCTGGCGCAAGCCCGCCAAACCTACCGGCAAGGCGGCACGTTGGCGCTGCAACACGACGCACCTTCTTTGGTGGCCGAAGCGCTGGGCGGCCTCGCCGAAGTGCTGAGCGGCGAAGGTCAGCAAGGACTTGCCCGCAGCGTGCTGAGCGCGGCGCTCGCGCACGCTGGGTCAAACGCGGAGATGCGCCAGTATTTTTCTGCCCTGATCGCCAAGCTCGGGCCGCTGCCGGTATTCACTGAACCCGGCGGGTCGGCAGATTGGAAGCAGTGGCTACAGAGTTAA
- the hpaH gene encoding 2-oxo-hept-4-ene-1,7-dioate hydratase — translation MLTPDQIQDAVLRLHEAEQTRVQIRQLSLQYPEITIEDAYAVQAAWVAHKVSKGRSIYGHKIGLTSRAMQMSSNISEPDYGVLLDDMVFNQGSELPISRFTQPKVEVELAFLLESDLSGPNCSVFDVLKATAYVVPAIEIIDARIERTDKETGVTRKVYDTISDNAANAGIVLGGRPVRPDAVDLRWVGALLYRNGVIEETGVAAGVLNHPANGVAWLANKLHPHGVTLRAGQTILAGSFTRPVDAAAGDTFHADYGELGGIGFRFSL, via the coding sequence ATGCTGACGCCCGATCAAATTCAGGACGCGGTGCTCAGGCTCCACGAAGCCGAGCAAACGCGCGTTCAAATTCGTCAACTTTCGCTTCAATATCCCGAAATCACCATTGAAGATGCCTACGCCGTGCAGGCCGCTTGGGTGGCCCACAAAGTCAGCAAGGGGCGCAGTATTTACGGCCACAAAATAGGTCTGACTTCCCGCGCTATGCAAATGTCATCCAATATCAGCGAACCGGATTATGGCGTGCTGCTTGACGATATGGTGTTTAATCAGGGTTCTGAGTTGCCTATTTCACGGTTTACTCAGCCGAAAGTGGAAGTGGAGTTGGCCTTTTTGCTGGAAAGCGACTTGAGCGGCCCCAATTGCAGCGTCTTTGATGTCTTGAAGGCCACAGCTTACGTCGTTCCGGCTATCGAAATCATTGACGCCCGTATCGAGCGCACCGATAAAGAAACCGGCGTAACCCGCAAAGTCTATGACACCATCAGCGACAACGCCGCCAACGCGGGCATCGTTTTGGGGGGCCGTCCCGTGCGTCCTGACGCTGTCGACCTGCGCTGGGTGGGCGCTCTGCTCTACCGCAACGGCGTCATCGAAGAAACCGGCGTGGCGGCTGGTGTGCTCAACCACCCGGCCAACGGCGTGGCGTGGTTGGCCAACAAACTGCACCCGCACGGCGTGACGCTCAGGGCAGGGCAAACCATCTTGGCCGGTTCGTTTACCCGTCCGGTAGACGCTGCGGCGGGCGACACCTTCCACGCCGATTACGGCGAGTTGGGCGGCATTGGGTTCAGGTTTTCCCTGTGA
- a CDS encoding 5-carboxymethyl-2-hydroxymuconate Delta-isomerase has translation MPHLTVEYTDNLKEPRIRELLSSLNAVLMARGDVYPIGGIRARAVKLTEYVVADGQHDDAFVHVTLKIGTGRSEEMKQITGDELFDVLKEHFADAFSSRKIALSLEIGEVEMWKQNNIHQRYKQAAL, from the coding sequence ATGCCTCATTTAACGGTGGAATACACCGATAACCTTAAAGAGCCGCGTATTCGTGAGCTTTTGTCCAGCTTAAACGCCGTTCTGATGGCGAGGGGCGATGTTTACCCCATCGGCGGCATTCGCGCCCGCGCCGTCAAGCTGACCGAATACGTCGTCGCTGACGGCCAACACGACGACGCTTTCGTGCATGTCACCCTCAAAATCGGCACGGGCCGGAGCGAGGAGATGAAGCAGATTACCGGCGATGAGCTGTTTGATGTGCTGAAAGAACATTTTGCCGACGCCTTTTCGTCAAGGAAAATCGCGCTGTCGCTGGAAATCGGCGAAGTGGAAATGTGGAAGCAAAACAACATCCACCAGCGGTATAAGCAGGCGGCGCTATGA